A DNA window from Meiothermus cerbereus DSM 11376 contains the following coding sequences:
- the serA gene encoding phosphoglycerate dehydrogenase, with product MWKVLVTDEMRLGEVKHPQVRLDYKPGMTREELLGVIGSYDALITRSRTQVDARVLEAGISLKVVGRGGVGVDNVDLEAASRRGILVVNVPEANTRSAAELAWALLLAVARGVVESDQKIRQGQWDRKYLGLELNHKTLGIVGLGRIGGQVAKFAKGFDMRVLAYDPYIPRSRAQTLGVELLDDLADMLRQCHFLTVHTPLTEETRGLIGRRELYLLPKGAVVVNAARGGIVDEKALLEVLNDGHLWGAGLDVFVEEPPGAEHPLVHHPKVVHTAHLGANTLEAQERVGEAVLERVIETLQGNLAHALNTGFDAEGLQVFSSWLPLGEALGKLLAQITQGRPQTVEVSYYGDFEKNPDPIASAVAKGLLDQVLGAGATNLVSARPLMRDRGISLITRQVEQSLDYRQVLEVRLETDRETRKARGAVLGGKPRIVGIDDHTVEAVPSGYMLVCINRDRPGVVGKVGTLLGENSINIAGMQLGRDNPGGKALFVLAIDERPSEAVLEVLRGLDVLERVDLAAL from the coding sequence ATGTGGAAAGTGCTAGTGACCGACGAGATGCGGCTGGGGGAGGTCAAGCACCCCCAGGTACGCCTGGACTACAAGCCCGGTATGACGCGGGAAGAGCTTCTAGGGGTGATTGGAAGCTACGATGCCCTGATTACCCGCAGCCGTACCCAGGTAGATGCCAGGGTGCTGGAGGCTGGGATCAGTCTGAAGGTGGTGGGCCGGGGTGGGGTAGGGGTGGATAACGTGGACCTCGAGGCCGCCTCCCGCCGGGGCATCCTGGTGGTGAACGTGCCCGAGGCCAACACCCGCTCCGCCGCCGAGCTGGCCTGGGCCTTGCTGCTGGCGGTGGCGCGGGGGGTGGTGGAGTCCGACCAGAAAATCCGCCAGGGCCAGTGGGACCGCAAATACCTGGGCCTCGAGCTCAACCACAAGACCCTCGGCATTGTGGGGCTGGGGCGCATTGGGGGGCAGGTGGCCAAGTTCGCCAAGGGCTTTGATATGCGGGTGCTGGCCTACGACCCCTACATCCCGCGCAGCCGGGCCCAGACCCTGGGGGTCGAACTCTTGGACGACCTGGCCGATATGTTGCGCCAGTGCCACTTCCTGACCGTGCACACCCCCCTCACCGAGGAGACCCGCGGCCTGATTGGCCGCCGCGAGCTGTACCTGCTGCCCAAGGGGGCGGTGGTGGTCAACGCTGCGCGCGGGGGCATTGTGGACGAAAAGGCCCTGTTGGAGGTGCTGAACGACGGGCACCTGTGGGGCGCGGGTCTGGACGTGTTTGTGGAGGAGCCTCCGGGTGCCGAACACCCCCTGGTGCACCACCCCAAGGTGGTGCACACCGCCCACCTGGGGGCCAACACCCTGGAAGCCCAGGAGCGGGTGGGTGAGGCGGTGCTGGAGCGGGTCATCGAGACCCTGCAGGGCAACCTGGCCCACGCCCTCAACACCGGCTTCGACGCCGAGGGTTTGCAGGTGTTCTCCTCCTGGCTGCCGCTGGGCGAGGCTTTGGGCAAGCTGCTGGCCCAGATCACCCAGGGCCGGCCCCAGACGGTGGAGGTCTCGTACTACGGCGATTTTGAGAAAAACCCCGACCCCATCGCCTCGGCGGTGGCCAAAGGCCTGCTCGATCAGGTGCTGGGGGCCGGGGCTACCAACCTGGTCTCGGCCCGGCCCCTCATGCGCGACCGGGGCATCTCGCTCATCACCCGCCAGGTCGAGCAGTCGCTGGACTACCGCCAGGTGCTGGAGGTGCGCCTCGAGACCGACCGGGAGACCCGCAAGGCCCGGGGGGCGGTGCTGGGCGGCAAACCCCGCATCGTGGGTATTGACGACCACACCGTAGAGGCCGTGCCCAGCGGCTACATGCTGGTCTGCATCAACCGCGACCGACCGGGGGTGGTAGGCAAGGTGGGCACCCTACTGGGTGAGAACAGCATCAACATTGCGGGGATGCAGCTTGGCCGCGACAACCCCGGCGGCAAGGCCCTGTTTGTGCTGGCCATTGACGAGCGCCCCAGCGAGGCGGTGCTGGAGGTGCTGCGCGGGCTGGACGTGCTCGAGCGGGTGGACTTAGCTGCGCTTTAG